A single genomic interval of Procambarus clarkii isolate CNS0578487 chromosome 61, FALCON_Pclarkii_2.0, whole genome shotgun sequence harbors:
- the LOC123774437 gene encoding uncharacterized protein has translation MASSLTTSNNRMYTLEQKVEFLNKLDSRGSKSFKTMSQELGVSITLLKQILRERDLILSNFEFSRGPSKPFVVDLELFLRQWYLSKVLLGVPMTDLLIKKRALKLAERFNMTNFVASDEWLANFKTTHCDLNHPDDTGRELSRGHDVVCELEDFDSSGDSAFTPSDWVTLEQFTPVTPTVEPHFASDPEPCKQFEDLSSYDPTDLCHQIFDISPSYEDETVSDGACGQAETEDGPRLVPVADACVAIDLLLKFVLENFPTDVPLLCEFILYLNQVKARWLEL, from the coding sequence ATGGCCTCTTCCTTAACGACCAGCAATAACAGGATGTATACTCTTGAACAGAAAGTTGAGTTCCTTAACAAACTGGACTCTCGCGGCTCTAAGAGTTTCAAGACAATGTCGCAGGAGTTGGGGGTGTCGATAACCCTTCTTAAACAAATACTGAGGGAGCGGGATTTGATACTAAGTAACTTCGAATTTTCTCGGGGTCCTTCTAAACCCTTTGTCGTTGACCTAGAATTATTTCTTAGACAATGGTATTTAAGCAAGGTACTTCTTGGCGTACCAATGACAGATCTTCTCATTAAAAAAAGGGCGCTTAAGTTGGCTGAGAGATTTAACATGACCAACTTTGTCGCTTCTGATGAGTGGTTAGCCAACTTCAAGACTACACATTGTGACCTAAATCACCCCGATGACACGGGACGTGAACTGTCCAGAGGTCACGACGTGGTCTGTGAACTTGAAGACTTTGACAGTTCTGGAGATTCTGCCTTCACCCCGAGTGACTGGGTCACACTGGAACAGTTTACACCAGTGACCCCTACGGTGGAGCCACACTTCGCCAGCGATCCTGAGCCTTGTAAACAGTTTGAAGACTTGTCTAGTTATGACCCTACCGATCTTTGCCACCAGATTTTTGACATTTCTCCTTCCTACGAGGACGAGACGGTCTCTGACGGTGCCTGCGGACAGGCAGAGACGGAAGACGGTCCCCGTCTTGTGCCCGTCGCGGATGCCTGTGTGGCTATAGATTTATTATTAAAGTTTGTGTTGGAAAATTTTCCAACAGACGTACCGTTGTTATGCGAGTTTATCCTCTACCTCAACCAGGTTAAGGCTCGCTGGCTAGAACTATAG